The Spirulina subsalsa PCC 9445 region ACTTAAATCAATGTCAAACAGACTTTAGAGATATGGCACAGACTAAATCCTTGCAAAAGTCTTTGCTTTTATCTTTTGGTGAGTTCGAGGGGACTATTGGGATTACAAAAAATCTCATTAAATCTGTGCCAATTTTTACAGGAAAAACCGAGAAAATACAGGGTTCAGCGTCGGCTAAAAAGCGGCTAATTTTCACAAGTAATTATATTGCTAAACTGGTTTCGTGTGCTTTTACAAATGACCCTAATAAAGATTTGCTTAATCTAGATTTTGACTCGGCATCACAAAGTTTAATCGATGCTCTAAATCAGTTTTTCTATGAGTGTAAAGATACAAGGAAAATTTATGAAATTAGTCCAGAAGATTTGACGGTTAATGAAGTAGCTGATTTTATTGATAATTGCCTATTAGGTAGAAGTGTTGGTTTAGAAATATTAGGTAAACTTCTGTATTGTGCTTATAACAAAGATGTAGAAGAGTGCCATTTTGACTCTGAAAAGGTATCCAAGATAGCTGATCTGGACTGGTCAAGAAGTAGTTATCTTTGGAAGGATAATGTTGTGTTAACAGATACTAAGAATCCACAAAAACCTTATAAGATTACGACTGGTATTAATGCTATTAGAATTGCTACGAATCAGGCAAAGGCTGCATTAGGCTGGCAATAGATAGCAACCCATTCCAAAAGTCAAGTTATTTTTATAAATTGCAATAACCTGACAATATCCGGTATTGATTCGCCAGTTCCCTTGACTTTGCCATCACTTCTTGATCAATCATTTTAGACCACCCTCATGGATTCTCTTGATTCTCTTTGGGGGGTTTTTGAATACTATCTAAATCTGGGGGAATGGGAGAAGGAACCGGATTAGCTTCAGGAGAAGGGCGCAACTCCCGCATAAACAGACGATCAACTTGTAGGGGAATTGTCATATTCAAGTTAACCCCATCAGCCGTTACGGTTTTCCCCTGACTGACAAAAAGAACAAACTTCAATTCTCGACCCACTTGTTGACTCACAAACTGTTCCACCTCCATCACCTGCTTGGGTGTAATCTCTATGGCCGATTGTACCGTTAAATAGACGATTGGCACTCTCCTAGACCAATCAATGCGAGTATCAATGAGGGTGACATCTTCTTGCCCAATGGTGATGGTTTGACGCAACAATAACGTCCGCACTACTGTTTCTAAGCGGGACTTCTGCACCAATTCAAGGAAATTAGTTCCCAAAGGAATGACTAACAACAGGGCCGACAAAATCGCCCAGGTGATGGAATGACTCACTTGAGCATATCCAGCGACGATAAACACCAACATACAGGCTAGGGTAATGCCCAATAGGTTGGTCGCATAGAGTAAGAACGCCCCCATTGCCGCATCCCCAAGTCCGGCAGATAGGGCTAAACCGACAACACATAACGGGGGCATTAGGGCAACAGCGATCGCCGTTCCGGCCACCGCATCGCTCACCCCCTTACGCACCTTGGCAAAACCGCTAATTCCCCCAGCCGCTAAAGCAATGCCTAAGTCTACAATATCCGGTCTAACCCGGGCTTGGAATTCCGAACCAAACCCCGCAATCGGAACAATTGACCCCAGAAACCACGAAAGGAGAATGGCCAGTAGAGTTCCTCCCACAATCGCAATAACCGATTTGCGAAACAGGGGAACATCCCCCTCTAGGGCAGAAAAGGCTAATCCTCGCAGGGGTAACATGAGGGGAGCAATCAACATCGCCCCAATGATCACGGCCGCACTGTTACTGAGAAGACCAAAAGTGGCGATCGCACAGGAACTAATCGTCAATACGACATAATTCGTCGTCCAACTGGCCTCTGACGCTAATTCACTCTGGAAAATATTTAAACGTTCCTCAGTCACCGCTTGGGGAATCAAACGACGCAAAAAACGCAAGTAGGGACTCAGGGATAAACGCATATCGGCCTATAGATCGGGATAGGGAATCGGGAGTTGGGAAGACGCAAGAGCTTTAGTTA contains the following coding sequences:
- a CDS encoding DUF389 domain-containing protein, whose protein sequence is MRLSLSPYLRFLRRLIPQAVTEERLNIFQSELASEASWTTNYVVLTISSCAIATFGLLSNSAAVIIGAMLIAPLMLPLRGLAFSALEGDVPLFRKSVIAIVGGTLLAILLSWFLGSIVPIAGFGSEFQARVRPDIVDLGIALAAGGISGFAKVRKGVSDAVAGTAIAVALMPPLCVVGLALSAGLGDAAMGAFLLYATNLLGITLACMLVFIVAGYAQVSHSITWAILSALLLVIPLGTNFLELVQKSRLETVVRTLLLRQTITIGQEDVTLIDTRIDWSRRVPIVYLTVQSAIEITPKQVMEVEQFVSQQVGRELKFVLFVSQGKTVTADGVNLNMTIPLQVDRLFMRELRPSPEANPVPSPIPPDLDSIQKPPKENQENP
- a CDS encoding DNA sulfur modification protein DndB yields the protein MSDDIQFDSEPIVRLDDILEPYFSKYHRHRCFLGLLFHQGKRDMVQINVRADDLPTLLQAKPSKNNDPDSGKNRPEVKGHADEVKNYVLKRVKRDKPWILGTLTANVDPEKVQLYPLGRGLCFVVIPRGVKLDITDGQHRKRAVHDLIESSNGELIANNDFPITLVLEKDLNQCQTDFRDMAQTKSLQKSLLLSFGEFEGTIGITKNLIKSVPIFTGKTEKIQGSASAKKRLIFTSNYIAKLVSCAFTNDPNKDLLNLDFDSASQSLIDALNQFFYECKDTRKIYEISPEDLTVNEVADFIDNCLLGRSVGLEILGKLLYCAYNKDVEECHFDSEKVSKIADLDWSRSSYLWKDNVVLTDTKNPQKPYKITTGINAIRIATNQAKAALGWQ